Proteins found in one Mangifera indica cultivar Alphonso chromosome 15, CATAS_Mindica_2.1, whole genome shotgun sequence genomic segment:
- the LOC123197662 gene encoding probable disease resistance protein At4g27220 yields the protein MAMAEELAMRTATVLASKATESAYDLLKQQISYVFKYQSYINDLKNQVEDLRNKRETVEKPVESAERQGEEIYNAVKKWLRDVDEFTEMVAKAIIEDEDKANKGGCFKLGSCPNLIQRYKLGKEAMKAAVTGANLLGKGNFSSVSYRPALQRTDCVRGYEAFDSREKVLQEIMDTLKDVNINMIGVHGMGGVGKTTLVKKVAWQVKEDKLFHEVAIAEVTQTPDYKKIQEKIAFDLGLEFRQESEYQRASLLRYRIEKEKTLLIILDDIWTKPDLDAIGIPFENAEKERKDGKMRPCTILLTSRNRDLLSKDMKTQKNIFVSPLSYGDAWNLFQKIVGDSAKNSDCHPVAVEIVTKCAGLPLAISAIANALKNESLEAWEVALAQLKRSNPKHILEVGETLYSTIELSYNFLKSEEAKSLFLLFALNDVGSGMYTSDLLKYSMGLNLFRDVHTLEEGRKRLHSLINHLKASCLLLDGDNDHAVKMHDIIHAVAASIASTEKFMFNIQNVTGLKEVLGEKISKDSTAISLPYRDIYDEFPQRLEFPKLNLFFLFTDNRSLQIPDAFFEEMTDLRVLDLTGFLFFSLPSSLSCLKNLKTLCLDSCLLEDIKTLGELRKLEILSLLNSDIEQLPIEIGKLTRLKLLDLRDCSNLKYIAPNVISCLCQLEELYMSNNFIQWEVERVDNQRRRNASLEELKQLSNLTALHLHVQDARLMPQDLFFKKLRSYKIFIGDKWKWSSKYDPLTSRTFKLKISDNVYLGQGIKILLKMTEDLFLEEMNGVRHVLYELSADGFPYLKHLHVKDGLDILYIINSVAWRLAFPKLESLILCNLIKLKKICHGQLNARSFSKLRIIKIEKCDRLEYLFASFMAKNLMQLQEIGVTNCKNLKELFGEESDDHGDEIETNNKTEFNQLCSLTLQCLPKFIKIGSDMTVVFPRLGNLKLYSINFENTWLDRSLSIFSYSQCLKSLSIEECHGLNFLFSFAAVKSLNELQNLVISNCKSMEVIVDSKGVQREEKIIGMSFPKLLYMKLKLLPKLISFGSGNLIEFPSLKELHIEGCSNLKTFFCKSFHPVTVREEEEVNLENYFMNINPLFDDKVAFPSLEEMVLLHLDNLQLIWHNQKLHVESFRKLKVLRVEFCEKLLTIVLSDTQGNLTFHNLESLTIENCRSIKSLFPVSTAIGLMQLENLRISSCGLEKIVSEEEFNGAATFLFPKLKYIFLFNLWELKCFYPQLHTSEWPMLKAVTVINCKKIKVHGLGFSSFQERDRGRQPAFFYLEKVIPNLEKLGLDAYHFGLTFLHSDLAESFGKLERLLLSDFDDESVASVFSFLQKLNSLESLSFFYSSFKELFPYELGHMGKQDFRGDTFLQSLQTLHVRWCHCLTILMPYATSFKNLKTLETCNCDRLAKVLTFSAANTLVNLRTLKIRECNLVTEVVVNEGDREEEIVFGQLKVLELYSLSSLTCFCSANYSFKFPCLEQVIVSQCPKLNIFSQGVLSTPLLRKVQLTEGDTDQEYFWKDDLNSTIQKIFTDMIGFRDIEYFKLSEFPILKEKIWNGQLSVGIFRNLKWLVCDEDFDMSSAFPSHVLYN from the exons ATGGCAATGGCTGAGGAACTAGCTATGAGAACTGCCACGGTGCTTGCATCAAAAGCCACAGAATCGGCATATGATTTGCTTAAACAGCAGATATCATATGTGTTCAAGTACCAGAGCTACATCAACGACCTCAAAAACCAAGTTGAGGATCtcagaaataaaagagaaacagtGGAGAAACCTGTAGAGTCAGCTGAAAGACAGGGGGAAGAGATTTATAATGCTGTTAAGAAATGGCTGAGGGATGTAGATGAGTTCACTGAAATGGTAGCAAAAGCCATCATTGAGGATGAAGATAAAGCAAATAAGGGTGGCTGTTTCAAATTGGGGTCATGTCCTAATTTGATTCAACGTTACAAGCTTGGAAAGGAAGCAATGAAAGCAGCAGTGACTGGGGCCAATCTGTTGGGGAAAGGCAACTTCAGTAGTGTTTCCTACCGTCCTGCTCTACAGAGGACAGACTGTGTCAGAGGCTATGAGGCCTTTGATTCTAGAGAGAAAGTTTTGCAAGAAATTATGGACACATTGAAGGATGTTAATATTAACATGATTGGGGTGCATGGTATGGGAGGTGTGGGCAAAACTACACTGGTCAAAAAAGTAGCTTGGCAGGTGAAGGAAGACAAGTTATTTCATGAGGTGGCTATTGCTGAGGTAACACAAACCCCAGActacaaaaaaattcaagaaaaaattgCTTTCGATCTTGGCTTGGAATTTAGGCAGGAGAGTGAATATCAGAGAGCTAGTCTACTACGTTACAGGATAGAGAAGGAGAAGACTTTACTTATAATACTGGATGATATTTGGACAAAACCTGACTTGGATGCAATTGGAATTCCTTTTGAGAATgctgagaaagaaagaaaagatggtAAGATGAGACCATGCACAATATTGTTAACTTCTAGAAATCGGGATTTATTAAGCAAAGATATGAAGACTCAAAAGAACATCTTTGTCAGTCCTTTATCCTACGGAGATGCATGGAATTTGTTTCAGAAGATTGTGGGTGATTCTGCAAAAAACTCTGATTGTCATCCAGTTGCAGTTGAGATTGTTACAAAATGTGCAGGTTTACCACTTGCAATTTCAGCAATTGCAAATGCATTGAAAAATGAGAGTCTTGAAGCTTGGGAGGTTGCCTTGGCTCAACTAAAAAGGTCTAATCCAAAACACATTCTGGAAGTGGGTGAAACTTTGTATTCGACTATTGAGCTGAGTTACAATTTTCTGAAAAGTGAGGAAGCTAAATCactatttcttctttttgctCTAAATGATGTTGGTAGTGGCATGTACACTAGTGACCTATTAAAATATAGTatgggtttgaatttgtttagagATGTACATACATTGgaagaaggaaggaaaagaTTGCACTCGTTGATAAATCATCTCAAAGCTTCTTGTTTGTTGTTGGACGGTGACAATGACCATGCAGTTAAAATGCATGATATTATTCATGCCGTTGCTGCATCGATTGCATCAACAGAGAAATTCatgtttaatattcaaaatgtcACCGGCTTGAAAGAAGTACTGGGggagaaaatatcaaaagattCAACTGCTATTTCTTTGCCCTATAGAGATATATATGACGAGTTTCCTCAACGGTTAGAGTTTCCGAAATTGAATTTGTTCTTCCTATTTACGGATAATCGCTCACTACAAATCCCAGATGCTTTTTTCGAAGAAATGACAGATCTCAGAGTTTTAGATCTTACtggatttcttttcttttcattaccTTCATCCCTTTCCTGCcttaaaaaccttaaaacattGTGTTTGGATAGCTGTTTGTTAGAGGATATTAAAACACTTGGAGAGCTAAGAAAGTTAGAAATTCTTAGTTTGTTGAATTCTGATATTGAACAATTGCCTAtagaaattggaaaattgaCTCGGTTGAAGTTGTTGGATTTGAGAGATTGTTCGAACCTAAAATACATTGCACCAAATGTCATCTCCTGCTTGTGTCAATTAGAAGAACTATATATGAGCAACAACTTCATTCAATGGGAAGTTGAAAGAGTGGATAATCAAAGACGAAGAAATGCTAGTCTAGAAGAGTTAAAGCAATTGTCTAACCTAACAGCTTTACATCTTCATGTTCAGGATGCTCGACTTATGCCACAAGACTTGTTCTTCAAGAAATTGagaagttataaaatatttataggaGATAAATGGAAGTGGTCCAGTAAATATGACCCTTTAACTTCAAGAACGTTCAAACTGAAGATAAGTGATAATGTTTATTTGGGgcaaggaattaaaattttgttgaagatGACCGAAGATCTCTTTCTAGAGGAAATGAATGGAGTTAGACATGTTCTTTATGAACTCAGTGCAGATGGTTTTCCATATTTAAAGCATCTGCATGTAAAGGACGGTCTTGATATTTTGTATATCATTAACTCAGTTGCTTGGAGACTAGCCTTTCCTAAGTTGGAGTCCTTGAtcctttgtaatttgattaaattgaagAAGATATGTCATGGTCAACTCAATGCACGGTCTTTTAGCAAATTAAGgatcataaaaatagaaaaatgtgataGATTGGAGTATCTCTTTGCATCCTTCATGGCAAAAAACCTTATGCAGCTACAAGAAATTGGAGTGACTAATTGTAAGAACCTAAAAGAGCTTTTTGGTGAAGAAAGTGATGATCATGGTgatgaaattgaaacaaataataAGACGGAGTTCAATCAATTGTGTTCTTTGACTCTACAATGCCTACCCAAATTCATTAAGATTGGCTCTGACATGACG GTTGTCTTTCCAAGATTGGGGAACTTGAAAttgtattcaattaattttgagaaCACATGGCTTGATCGATctctatcaattttttcttatagtCAATGCTTAAAAAGCCTAAGCATTGAGGAGTGCCATggcttgaattttttgttttcatttgctGCAGTCAAAAGTCTTAACGAACTCCAAAATTTGGTGATAAGCAATTGTAAGTCAATGGAAGTAATAGTCGACTCAAAAGGAgtacaaagagaagaaaagataaTTGGTATGAGTTTTCCTAAATTGTTGTACATGAAGCTTAAACTTCTGCCAAAACTCATAAGTTTTGGCAGTGGGAATTTAATTGAATTCCCCTCCCTAAAAGAACTTCACATTGAGGGATGCTCTAATTTGAAGACATTCTTCTGCAAATCTTTTCATCCAGTCACtgtgagagaagaagaagaagtgaaCTTGGAAAACTACTTTATGAATATAAACCCTCTCTTTGATGATAAG GTTGCTTTTCCAAGCTTGGAGGAGATGGTGCTCTTACACTTGGATAACTTGCAGCTAATATGGCACAACCAAAAACTCCATGTAGAATCTTTTCGCAAACTAAAAGTACTGAGAGTCGAATTCTGTGAAAAGTTATTGACTATTGTTCTATCTGATACTCAAGGAAATCTGACCTTTCACAATCTAGAGAGTTTGACTATTGAGAATTGTCGGAGTATAAAAAGTCTCTTCCCAGTTTCTACCGCCATTGGTCTCATGCAACTTGAAAATCTACGTATAAGCTCTTGTGGGTTGGAGAAAATTGTTTCTGAGGAAGAATTTAATGGAGCCGCTACATTTTTgtttccaaaattaaaatatatcttccTTTTCAATTTATGGGAACTCAAATGTTTCTACCCACAGTTGCATACATCAGAGTGGCCGATGCTAAAAGCTGTGACTGTGATTAATTGTAAGAAGATAAAAGTTCATGGATTAGGATTTTCTAGCTTCCAAGAAAGAGACCGGGGGAGGCAACCtgcctttttttatttagaaaag GTCATACCAAATTTGGAAAAGTTGGGTTTAGATGCTTATCACTTTGGATTGACATTCCTTCACAGTGATCTAGCTGAGAGCTTTGGCAAACTTGAAAGGCTTTTGTTGTCTGACTTTGATGATGAATCTGTTGCTTCTGTGTTCAGTttccttcaaaaattaaattccttGGAATCACTTAGCTTTTTTTATAGTAGTTTCAAAGAGTTGTTCCCTTATGAACTAGGACATATGGGGAAACAAGATTTTCGAGGTGACACATTTCTTCAATCTCTTCAAACACTGCATGTACGTTGGTGTCAttgtttgacaattttaatgCCATATGCAACGtctttcaaaaatcttaaaactctGGAAACATGCAATTGCGATAGATTAGCCAAGGTACTAACATTCTCAGCAGCCAATACTCTTGTGAATCTCAGAACATTGAAAATAAGAGAGTGTAACTTAGTGACAGAGGTAGTAGTGAACGAGGGAgacagagaagaagagattgtCTTTGGCCAATTGAAAGTTTTGGAGCTTTACTCTTTGTCAAGCCTCACATGCTTTTGTTCAGCCAATTATTCTTTCAAATTCCCTTGTTTGGAGCAAGTTATTGTGAGTCAATGTCCAAAATTAAACATCTTTTCTCAAGGAGTGTTAAGCACACCATTGCTAAGGAAAGTACAGCTGACAGAAGGAGATACTGatcaagaatatttttggaAGGATGATCTCAATTCTACCATTCAGAAAATATTTACAGATATG ATTGGTTTCCGTGACATAGAATATTTCAAGCTCTCTGAATTTCCCAtattaaaggagaaaatatgGAACGGCCAATTGTCAGTTGGCATATTCCGCAATTTAAAGTGGCTAGTATGTGATGAGGATTTTGATATGTCAAGTGCTTTTCCATCCCATGTACtgtacaattaa
- the LOC123197663 gene encoding uncharacterized protein LOC123197663 codes for MGLDQLQQIEVKNCALIEEIITKDKGKKTAIDKVFIPHLESVVLELLPNLANFYSGTNNLECPSLKSIAIANCSQMGMFVFADLKENDHSEHTPPLFSEKVAFPSLEEMVLLHMDNLQLIWQSQKLHVESFHKLKVLRIESCEKLLTIVPSNTQGNLTFRYLERFTVNDCGSLKSLFPVSTAVSLLQLEHLWISFCGLEKIVSEEEVDRAPTFLFPKLAYIRLVNLQELKCFYPQLHTIEWPMLRNLGVYKCKKIKVYGSEFPSSRARDGERQPALFLLEKVMPNLEWLGLDAHDFALTFLHCNLSEIFGKIKMLFLGNFDDESVASVFDFLQKLNCLEKLSFIDNSCKKLFPYEQGHIWKQGFRGDTFLQNLQTLQVHRCHCLTILMPSGMSFKNLKTLEATICDGLDKVLTFEAAKALINLTTLTIRDCKLVTEIIANEGDREEEIVFGHLNVLELYCLSNLTFFCSANYSFKFPCLEQVIVYQCPRFNIFSRGVLSTPLLKKVQLIKGDNDQEHFWKKDLNSTIQQIFRNMVLFNSKR; via the exons ATGGGCCTTGATCAACTTCAACAGATTGAAGTAAAGAATTGTGCTTTGATTGAAGAAATCATTACAAAGGACAAAGGAAAGAAGACAGCTATTGATAAAGTTTTCATCCCTCATCTGGAGTCTGTTGTTCTTGAGCTATTGCCTAACTTGGCAAACTTCTATTCAGGAACTAACAATCTGGAATGTCCTTCCTTAAAAAGTATTGCTATAGCCAACTGTTCACAGATGGGGATGTTTGTTTTTGCTGATTTGAAGGAGAATGACCATTCTGAACATACTCCACCTCTTTTCAGTGAAAAG GTTGCTTTTCCAAGCTTGGAGGAGATGGTACTCTTACACATGGATAACTTGCAGCTGATATGGCAAAGCCAAAAACTTCATGTGGAATCTTTTCACAAACTAAAAGTACTGAGAATTGAATCCTGTGAAAAGTTGTTGACTATTGTTCCATCTAATACTCAAGGAAATCTGACCTTTCGCTATCTAGAGAGATTCACTGTTAACGATTGTGGGAGTTTGAAAAGTCTCTTTCCAGTTTCTACCGCTGTTAGTCTCCTGCAACTTGAACATCTATGGATAAGCTTTTGTGGGTTGGAGAAAATTGTTTCTGAGGAGGAAGTTGACAGAGCCCCTACATTTTTGTTTCCAAAATTAGCATATATCCGCCTTGTGAATTTACAGGAACTTAAATGTTTCTACCCCCAGTTGCATACAATAGAGTGGCCAATGCTAAGAAATTTGGGTGTGTATAAATGCAAGAAGATAAAAGTATATGGTTCTGAATTCCCTAGTTCCCGAGCCAGAGATGGGGAGAGGCAACCTGccctttttttgttagaaaag GTCATGCCAAATTTGGAATGGTTGGGTTTAGATGCTCATGACTTCGCATTGACATTCCTCCACTGTAATCTATCTGAGATCTTTGGCAAAATTAAAATGCTTTTTCTGGGTAACTTTGATGATGAATCTGTTGCCTCTGTGTTCGATttccttcaaaaattaaattgtttggaaaaacttagttttattgataatagtTGCAAAAAACTATTCCCCTATGAACAGGGACATATATGGAAGCAAGGTTTCCGAGGGGACacatttcttcaaaatcttcaaacATTACAAGTACATAGATGTCAttgtttgacaattttaatgCCATCTGGAATGtctttcaaaaatcttaaaactttaGAGGCAACCATTTGCGATGGATTAGACAAGGTACTAACATTTGAAGCAGCCAAAGCTCTTATCAATCTCACAACATTGACAATAAGAGACTGCAAGTTAGTGACAGAGATAATAGCAAATGAGGGAGACAGAGAGGAAGAAATTGTTTTTGGCCACTTGAATGTTTTGGAGCTTTACTGTTTATCAAACCTCACATTCTTCTGCTCAGCCAACTATTCCTTTAAATTCCCCTGTTTGGAGCAAGTTATTGTGTATCAGTGCCCAagatttaacatattttctcgGGGAGTGTTGAGCACACCATTGTTAAAGAAAGTACAACTAATAAAAGGAGATAATGATCAAGAACATTTTTGGAAGAAAGATCTTAATTCTACCATCCAGCAAATATTTAGGAATATG GTCTTGTTCAACTCCAAGAGATAG